A window of Bombus terrestris chromosome 4, iyBomTerr1.2, whole genome shotgun sequence genomic DNA:
aacattatatatttaattttataatacattaaattattatgcatcttattttcaacttatacaatttaatataatatccaAATAGTAAAATATGCTTTTCAGATGgtcttcatagaaatttaaagtATTATGAAACTCTTCATCTATCCCAATTGCAACATAACATTGTAAAACGGGGTATTCAGCATAGTTACCAtccttataataaaataaatgaattagaGTTTTACTCCCATGGACGAtactttcgattaattttaacaccaagAAGAGAAGTTATTCATTCCAAATTCAAAGCATATGAAGTAAATGGTAATGGAGAAGAAAAGACTATACATTTAGGTAAAATAgtatcaatatttataaatatatttcttaaatttctagAATAAGTTTCATAAATGATTAATGACTTTTTTTTAAGATCACGAAAGCTTTTATCATGGACGAGTATTTGGTGAAATTGATTCTCATGCACAAATGCATATTGACAATGGTGTTCTTACAGGCAGCATTACAATTTCCGATGAAACATTTCACATTGAGGCATGTAGTTAATTCTTTAAGTGGTATATTTCAACATAGctaatagaatttaaattacagtttatttttgttatctattGCAGCCATCTTGGAGACATCTTCCTCATTTAGGAaatgaaacaatgattatttatAAATCATCAGATGTTAAATTAAGTTGGGAACATTTTGAACATGGAGAAGGGCATACACATGGTGCTCCCAAAACTTGTGGATACGTAAAAGAGGAATTAGGTCAATTTACTGTCTTAAATGAGAAATTATATTAGagagtattatatatttatacaaaatttatattgcagACATTCCGGTAAATaacgaggaagagaaagaagtagaagaaaagtCTGATCCTAAATCACATGAACATTCCAGGGCAAAGAGACAGACGGAAACTTATGAATATACTCCAACAAAAACAAGATGTCCATTATTATTAGTTGCTGACTATCGTTTTTACCAAGAAATGGGTGCTAGCAgtacaaaaactacaattaatTATCTAGTAAATAGTTGCATTACTTAatacaaatatcaaataatttgttttagataataatttgtttttatatatgtttttagATAAGTTTAATTGATAGAgtacataaaatttataatgataCTTTATGGCAAGAAAGACAAGAACAAGATGGATTTAAAGGAATGGGCTTTGTCATTAAAAAGATTGTAGTTCATAGCGAACCAACTCGTGTAAGAGGTGGTGAGACACATTATAATATGGTTAGAGAAAAATGGGATGTTCGCACATTGCTTGAGGTAAAgcaattctttatttaaaatgccttaattttaattaataattgattgGCTTATATAAATTGTACCTAGGTTTTTAGTCGAGAATATAGTCACAAAGATTTTTGTTTAGCTCATTTATTTACTGATCTTAAATTCGAAGGTGGTATATTAGGATTGGCATATGTTGGGTCACCTCGTAGAAACTCAGTAGGTGGAATTTGTACACCAGGtatattaatgaatattttttatctatttatagaCATATCAATATAAACtttaatgtttcattttaaatgttccagaatatttcaaaaatggCTACACATTATATCTCAATTCAGGTTTAAGTTCTAGTAGGAATCACTATGGACAAAGAGTTATCACAAGAGAAGCAGACTTAGTTACTGCACATGAATTTGGTCACAATTGGGGCTCTGAACATGATCCAGATATAACAGTAACTTTTTTAACTTACTTGTGATTTATCGAACagttttaaaataattagtCTAACAAAAATAGATTAATAGATAATTAGATTaatagattaattaaaaaatagataatataaaatgatatttttaaataggaaTGCAGTCCAAGTGCTAGTCAAGGAGGTTCATACTTAATGTATACGTATAGTGTTAGTGGATATGATGTGAATAACAAGGTACatctaattaatataaaacaagaataatatgatgctaaaaaaatatttatcattaattatttacGGGTTAGCGTTTTTCACCATGTAGTTTAAGATCTATTAGAAAAGTATTACAAGCAAAGTCAGGTCGCTGCTTTTCCGAACCAGAAGAATCATTCTGTGGTAATTTACGGGTTGAAGGAGATGAAGAATGCGATGCAGGATTGCTTGGTACAGAAGACAATGATGCTTGTTgtgataaaaattgtaaactTCGTAGAAGTCAAGGAGCAGTTTGTAGGTAATTACCCATTGTTATACAAATTTCTCTCTAATCTATTTTTTGTAGATTAAATATCTTtgctaaatatttaatattacatatctttCCAGTGATAAAAATTCACCTTGTTGTCAAAGTTGTGCATTCATGCCATTAGGTGTAAAATGTCGCGATGCACAATATGCTACATGCGAACAAGAATCACGCTGTACAGGAGCATCTAGTGAATGTCCTAGATCTCCACCAATGAAGGATGGTACAGGTTGCCTTGAAAGAGGTCAATGCAGACTTGGAAAATGTGTACCATATTGTGAGACACAGGGTTTGCAGAGTTGCATGTGTGATACAAGTATGGTTTTTATATACTGCTACAAATAATAATCAAAGATATTATATCTCTATATCACATATTTATTTGTAGTTGGAGATGCATGTAAAAGATGCTGTCGAATGAGTTTAAATGAAACATGTTTCCCCATAGATCCACAAGATATTTTACCTGATGGAACACCATGTATTCAAGGCTTCTGTAATAAGGTAGGattgaaaaaattttaataatttaaaaggaTCTTACTACACTTTGTACACGTAATTATAGAACCTATAAAATATTCCTAGGGTATTTGTGAAAAAACAATTCAAGATGTAGTAGAGCGATTTTGGGATATTATTGAGGACATAAACATTAACAAAGTTATGCGATTTTTAAAAGATAATATAGTAGGTGCTGTTATAATTATTACTGCCATTGTATGGATTCCCACTAGCTGCGTTATTAGTTACATCGACCACAGACGAATTAAAGAAAGTGAAAAAAAGTGGCGTTGGAAGCACACAGATGAACTTATTCACCCAGATGAGCAAAGACAAATTATCCGTATTGGTGGACAACGACAAAAGATACCCCACGTTACGCAACAATCGTAAATGTCTTAGCCACGATTATTTCATCACGAACGCAAAAGTGTGGCGGTTCATAAAATTCTAGTCataaatatcttcaatttttatattacagaTAGTTTTCATTCATTATGTAAATAAAGAATGTTTTTAACGTAAATGatgtcaaaaataaatttaataatattaataattaagcgAAAATTTTATCTGCTTAatagtaatatatgtatacttatataattttttatttatatatgtatatgtaaaatttccattagattttatttatatattgtaaaacATACCAAAATAAATACCAAAATTTTTAGCCAAATTGAATTTCGAAAacataaaagaatataatttttattcggaTTGTCAATTTGAATGTAATGTTCATCTTTTCAAAAGCACGTGCTACAAATCGTAGCGCTAACCTCTAAAATTTTGTTACGTGTAATTTTGGTAACGTATTTCCTCTGATACATGATACCCTGAACCTCATAATTGCATCAACGTACCAGCCGGTACCAAATAATTTGTGAAGTAGTTGttaaaattttcagaaaaatgatagaaaaaCTTCCGGAGACGATTAATTTTCCAAAAGAAGAAGAGATCATTTTAGAATTGTGGAAAACATGTGATACTTTTCAAAACTCTTTAAGGTTGTCGAAAGGAAGACCAAAATATTCGTTTTACGATGGTCCACCGTTTGCTACGGGATTACCTCACTACGGGCACATACTTGCAGGAACAATAAAAGATATTGTAACAAGGTATGCTTATCAATCTGGTTATCACGTGGAAAGAAGATTTGGCTGGGATACTCATGGTCTGCCTGTCGAATTTGAAATagataaaacattaaatataaaaggtCCTGGTGATGTTGCTAAAATGGGTATAGCAAACTATAATAAAGAATGTCGAAGCATTGTAATGAAATATGCAACCGAATGGGAAACGATTGTAGGTAGAATTGGCAGATGGATAGATTTCAAAAATgattataaaacattatatcCTTGGTATATGGAATCCATTTGGTggatttttaaagaattatacaataaaaatctTGTATACCAAGGTGTTAAAGTAATGCCTTTTTCTACGGGTTGTAACACTCCTTTATCTAATTTTGAATCAGGGCAGAATTATAAAGATGTTGTTGATCCTTCTATAGTTGTATCATTTCCTATAGTGGATGAACCAGGTGTTTCTCTCCTTGCCTGGACTACTACTCCTTGGACTCTACCCAGCAACCTAGCACTTTGCTGTAATCCTACTTTTGAATATGTAGAAGTTAAAGATCATTCATCTGataatgtttatattatattagagtCAAGTTTAGAACTTGTTTATAAATCTAAAGATTCTTATACTGTACAAGGTAAAAGGAAAGGATGTGATTTGAAAGGAAAGGTATATAATCCTCCTTTCCCATATTTTCAAAATCTAAGAGAGAAAGGTGCTTTTGTAGTATTAAATGATACCTATGTCACAGCAGAGACTGGAACAGGTATTGTTCATCAAGCACCCTATTTTGGAGAAGATGATTACCGGTGTTGTTTGGAAGCTGGTGTCATAA
This region includes:
- the LOC100645870 gene encoding ADAM 17-like protease, which produces MELQNIFLIYYVLFTIQNTYGLHRNLKYYETLHLSQLQHNIVKRGIQHSYHPYNKINELEFYSHGRYFRLILTPRREVIHSKFKAYEVNGNGEEKTIHLDHESFYHGRVFGEIDSHAQMHIDNGVLTGSITISDETFHIEPSWRHLPHLGNETMIIYKSSDVKLSWEHFEHGEGHTHGAPKTCGYVKEELDIPVNNEEEKEVEEKSDPKSHEHSRAKRQTETYEYTPTKTRCPLLLVADYRFYQEMGASSTKTTINYLISLIDRVHKIYNDTLWQERQEQDGFKGMGFVIKKIVVHSEPTRVRGGETHYNMVREKWDVRTLLEVFSREYSHKDFCLAHLFTDLKFEGGILGLAYVGSPRRNSVGGICTPEYFKNGYTLYLNSGLSSSRNHYGQRVITREADLVTAHEFGHNWGSEHDPDITECSPSASQGGSYLMYTYSVSGYDVNNKRFSPCSLRSIRKVLQAKSGRCFSEPEESFCGNLRVEGDEECDAGLLGTEDNDACCDKNCKLRRSQGAVCSDKNSPCCQSCAFMPLGVKCRDAQYATCEQESRCTGASSECPRSPPMKDGTGCLERGQCRLGKCVPYCETQGLQSCMCDTIGDACKRCCRMSLNETCFPIDPQDILPDGTPCIQGFCNKGICEKTIQDVVERFWDIIEDININKVMRFLKDNIVGAVIIITAIVWIPTSCVISYIDHRRIKESEKKWRWKHTDELIHPDEQRQIIRIGGQRQKIPHVTQQS